One Dictyoglomus thermophilum H-6-12 DNA window includes the following coding sequences:
- a CDS encoding winged helix-turn-helix domain-containing protein, with the protein MSYDFYEDELFEKIEEILKGEDKIEESTLTNFGKDQFYKIVEMLTEELEKMSRDINNLSKRVEYLKEKLKKVLSYKGEYKPIEKERNVGKRPSRGLATPKEEYYIPILESLYELGGRGTIGEVLDRVGEKMKYVLNEYDYEFLQSGNIRWRNRAQWTRLELVHQGLLKNNSPNGVWELSEKGYKFLMEKKKSGS; encoded by the coding sequence ATGTCATATGATTTTTATGAGGATGAACTTTTTGAAAAGATAGAAGAAATTCTTAAAGGAGAGGATAAGATAGAGGAATCAACTCTGACAAATTTTGGAAAAGATCAATTCTATAAAATTGTTGAGATGCTCACTGAGGAACTTGAGAAAATGTCACGTGATATTAACAATCTCTCTAAAAGGGTAGAGTATTTGAAGGAAAAGCTCAAAAAGGTTTTATCTTATAAGGGAGAATATAAACCTATTGAGAAAGAAAGAAATGTAGGAAAAAGACCTTCAAGAGGTTTAGCAACACCAAAAGAAGAATATTATATCCCTATTCTTGAAAGTCTTTACGAGTTAGGTGGAAGGGGAACTATTGGAGAAGTTCTTGATAGAGTTGGAGAAAAGATGAAATATGTCTTGAACGAATATGATTATGAGTTTCTGCAATCTGGTAATATTCGTTGGAGGAATCGTGCTCAATGGACAAGGCTTGAACTTGTTCACCAAGGTTTGTTAAAGAATAACTCTCCTAATGGGGTCTGGGAGCTTTCTGAGAAAGGATATAAATTTTTAATGGAGAAAAAGAAGAGTGGTTCTTAG
- the brxL gene encoding BREX system Lon protease-like protein BrxL, which produces MRELKPLDFKIKRVFPQESVLKKKEVYSVFHGKNIPSFIKDWLVKKFTGEDDVVDLDNLMDYMNKHIPQKESEKTFKGRIMYDKGVHRVLTRIVVEPDVNEGIFRFSIPDLGITFREGRVSEHLLEEHNELKGGEVWGIFTLTYVPKDALDEKGFIELVDYEPFKPYEVDLEYFREGRKEFTLEEWIDVLIRAMEYNPDGFADLEQKLLFISRLLIFVEPRLNMIELSPKGTGKSYIFNNLSKYGWCVSGGIVTRAKMFYDMKRNVFGFITKYDFVALDEVQTITFSNDDEMKGALKNYLEFGKFTVANVTGISNAGLMLLGNILLDSNMQPINRSYFEELPEIFRESALLDRFHGFIEGWKLPRINEDMKVQGYTLNVEYFSEILHILRDCPEFSAIVEDLINIPPKADTRDVNAIKRLSSAYLRLLFPHVRRPGDISKEDFERFCLKPAIEKRGIIRRQLHILDQEYKEELPDIGVR; this is translated from the coding sequence ATGAGGGAGTTAAAACCTTTAGATTTTAAGATTAAAAGAGTATTTCCTCAGGAATCGGTTTTGAAGAAGAAAGAGGTTTACAGTGTATTTCATGGAAAAAATATTCCCTCTTTTATCAAGGATTGGTTGGTTAAGAAATTCACTGGAGAGGATGATGTAGTTGATTTAGATAATCTTATGGATTACATGAATAAGCATATTCCCCAAAAAGAGTCCGAGAAGACTTTTAAAGGAAGAATTATGTATGATAAAGGTGTACATAGAGTTCTTACAAGGATTGTGGTAGAGCCAGATGTGAATGAGGGGATTTTTAGATTTTCTATTCCCGATTTAGGAATTACCTTTAGAGAAGGTAGAGTGTCAGAGCATCTCTTGGAGGAGCATAATGAGCTTAAGGGAGGAGAAGTTTGGGGAATTTTTACTTTAACTTATGTTCCTAAAGATGCTTTAGATGAAAAAGGGTTCATTGAGTTAGTAGATTATGAACCCTTCAAACCTTACGAAGTGGATTTAGAGTACTTTAGAGAGGGAAGGAAAGAATTTACTCTTGAAGAGTGGATTGATGTATTAATAAGAGCCATGGAATATAATCCTGATGGTTTTGCGGATTTAGAACAAAAGTTACTCTTTATTTCAAGACTTTTGATATTTGTTGAACCCCGATTAAATATGATAGAGCTTTCTCCTAAAGGAACTGGTAAGTCCTATATATTTAATAATTTAAGTAAATATGGTTGGTGTGTAAGTGGGGGAATCGTTACTAGAGCCAAAATGTTCTATGATATGAAAAGAAACGTTTTTGGATTCATAACTAAGTATGATTTTGTGGCTTTAGATGAAGTGCAAACAATAACTTTTTCCAACGATGATGAAATGAAAGGAGCATTAAAAAATTATCTGGAATTTGGCAAATTTACCGTTGCAAATGTTACCGGTATTTCTAATGCAGGTTTGATGTTACTTGGAAATATTCTTTTAGATTCAAATATGCAACCTATAAACAGAAGTTATTTTGAAGAACTTCCTGAAATTTTCCGAGAGTCAGCCTTGCTGGACAGATTCCATGGCTTTATCGAAGGGTGGAAATTGCCAAGAATTAACGAAGATATGAAAGTGCAAGGATATACTCTAAATGTAGAGTACTTTTCTGAAATACTTCACATTTTAAGGGATTGTCCAGAATTTTCTGCTATAGTAGAAGATCTTATAAATATACCTCCTAAGGCAGATACGAGAGATGTCAATGCTATAAAAAGGCTTTCTTCTGCTTATTTGAGATTACTATTTCCTCATGTTAGAAGGCCTGGTGATATTAGTAAGGAGGATTTTGAGAGATTTTGTTTAAAACCTGCTATTGAGAAAAGAGGAATAATTAGAAGACAATTACATATTTTGGATCAAGAATACAAAGAAGAATTACCAGATATAGGGGTGAGATAA
- a CDS encoding sigma-70 family RNA polymerase sigma factor has product MHIEESEEVSDHYEYFEEENIYAIQDLIEDPRSIEETIEQIDIRREIERALDALSEREREILKWRYGFKDGKPRTLEEVGKLFNITRERVRQIEERALRKLRHILQQRDVW; this is encoded by the coding sequence TTGCATATAGAGGAGAGCGAAGAAGTTTCTGATCATTATGAGTACTTTGAGGAAGAAAATATTTATGCTATTCAGGATTTAATTGAGGATCCAAGAAGCATAGAAGAGACAATAGAGCAAATAGATATTAGAAGAGAGATTGAGAGGGCACTTGATGCCCTCTCAGAAAGGGAAAGAGAGATATTAAAATGGAGATATGGTTTTAAAGATGGGAAGCCAAGAACTTTAGAAGAAGTTGGTAAATTATTTAATATAACAAGGGAGAGAGTTAGACAAATTGAAGAGAGAGCCCTACGTAAGTTAAGACACATTTTACAGCAAAGAGATGTATGGTAA
- the pglZ gene encoding BREX-4 system phosphatase PglZ: MISVLHKEEFRDKVEEDKENRIPSYCRFPVRFILLENFEDLRDVVENFKDKANIFDITDLEIFAKNHDGWITPNAIINKIKSLTPNSDHLILLLSEIVRFLSDEEFFSFFSGLMSIENLDISYYRRRLYIPLVGITQRFINIFWDKYNRREEFSPVWQILGNKDRYNLFLVSFDFEVNPEEFTLINSSKDFLDLWKKPNINNKLISKSKTLWCFSSKVFSDEFFEITRINNIKEYLSEVLKIKVPFSYKDEDENFWKILLRELENRKLHNLYDFIGEYLNIKRLETENPISLWIKKESDFSHWLIKNYYLSDPNFENAYIREVVSSIRGYDFRDFLENYFFKIFDKKFSSDVFDERRKVLREFYLEKKDMDFKFLENPLEERFGLLTKEEIPKYLTGITFFEKKWIVENLDLVKNLKNVYPELEFYLRDLSFNNLAEENLWLKDYFKEYRISRIKNSPSEKLIEIISNKNINLDTLYKCYHSFEEVDKLIEDEDEKIWIDGLGVEFLPLVVSLLEEKKYYVDFRIAISNPFLNDRFNDFENMERISLLDDFNQSNGYKYPENLIVEIEIVRKVVDKISEFRDRFVIFSNRGFRSFTYEFNKEDLVDSFQEKSAPEEVLIPVIYASKRSWEDIVYKITLLDEVISYRKPILRFKVKPKPKNRISIRCKDRELTVSYDGVNDLYEVDFSKFKPGEYKITIIIGAWEETKIITLKGGFKERDIL, from the coding sequence ATTTTTGCTAAAAACCATGATGGGTGGATAACCCCTAATGCGATTATAAATAAAATTAAAAGTCTTACCCCCAATAGTGACCATCTTATACTTTTGCTTTCTGAGATTGTAAGATTTCTTTCTGATGAAGAGTTCTTTAGTTTTTTTAGTGGTTTGATGAGTATAGAAAATTTGGATATATCCTATTACCGGAGACGTTTATATATTCCCTTGGTAGGTATTACTCAAAGATTTATAAATATCTTTTGGGATAAGTATAATAGAAGAGAAGAATTTAGCCCAGTATGGCAGATTTTAGGAAATAAAGACAGGTATAATTTATTCCTGGTGAGTTTTGACTTTGAGGTAAATCCTGAAGAATTCACACTAATTAATTCTTCAAAGGATTTTTTAGATCTATGGAAGAAGCCGAATATAAATAATAAGTTAATTTCTAAATCAAAAACTCTTTGGTGTTTTTCTTCAAAAGTTTTTAGCGATGAATTTTTTGAAATAACAAGGATCAACAATATAAAAGAATACTTATCAGAGGTTCTAAAAATTAAAGTTCCTTTTTCTTATAAAGATGAAGATGAAAACTTCTGGAAAATCTTACTTAGGGAATTAGAAAATAGGAAATTACATAACCTTTATGATTTCATAGGAGAGTACCTTAATATAAAGAGGTTAGAAACAGAAAATCCTATATCTTTATGGATTAAAAAAGAGAGTGATTTTTCGCACTGGCTTATTAAAAATTACTATCTTTCTGATCCTAACTTTGAGAACGCTTATATAAGAGAAGTGGTTTCTTCTATAAGAGGTTATGATTTTAGGGATTTTCTTGAGAATTATTTTTTTAAAATTTTCGATAAAAAGTTTTCTTCCGATGTGTTTGATGAAAGAAGAAAAGTTCTTCGAGAGTTTTACTTAGAAAAAAAGGATATGGACTTTAAATTCCTTGAGAATCCTTTAGAAGAAAGATTTGGTTTATTAACTAAAGAGGAAATTCCTAAATACCTTACAGGTATCACTTTCTTTGAGAAAAAATGGATTGTAGAAAATTTAGATTTAGTAAAGAATTTGAAGAATGTTTATCCAGAATTAGAATTCTATTTAAGAGATTTAAGCTTTAATAATTTGGCAGAAGAAAACTTATGGCTCAAAGATTATTTCAAAGAATATCGTATTTCTAGAATAAAAAATAGTCCTTCTGAAAAACTTATTGAGATAATCTCTAATAAAAATATTAATTTAGATACTCTTTACAAATGCTATCATTCCTTTGAGGAAGTAGATAAATTGATAGAAGATGAAGATGAAAAAATATGGATTGATGGATTAGGAGTAGAGTTTTTACCTCTTGTAGTCTCACTCCTCGAAGAAAAGAAATATTACGTAGATTTTAGAATTGCGATATCTAATCCTTTTTTAAATGATAGGTTTAATGATTTTGAAAATATGGAGAGAATATCACTTTTGGATGATTTTAACCAGAGCAATGGGTATAAATATCCCGAAAATTTAATAGTAGAGATAGAAATTGTAAGAAAAGTAGTGGATAAAATTTCTGAGTTTAGGGATAGATTTGTAATATTTTCCAATCGAGGTTTTAGAAGTTTTACTTATGAATTTAACAAAGAAGATCTGGTTGATAGTTTTCAGGAAAAGTCAGCTCCTGAAGAGGTTTTAATTCCTGTAATATATGCATCTAAAAGGTCTTGGGAGGATATAGTTTACAAGATCACGCTCCTTGATGAGGTAATTTCTTATAGAAAACCGATTTTGAGATTTAAGGTTAAGCCTAAGCCTAAAAATAGAATTTCTATAAGATGTAAAGATAGGGAATTAACAGTCAGTTATGATGGCGTAAATGATTTATATGAGGTAGATTTTTCTAAATTCAAACCAGGAGAGTATAAAATTACCATTATTATTGGGGCTTGGGAGGAGACTAAGATTATTACTTTGAAAGGAGGTTTCAAAGAAAGAGATATATTATGA